The Deltaproteobacteria bacterium IMCC39524 region ACCTGATCGGCGTGATCTCGCGCAAGGAGGGGTTCCGGCAGTCAGCCGTCTGGATACTGATCAGTGGTTTCGGTGTGCATTGCGTCACCATCGTTGTCCGTTGGTGTTCAACCGGAGCAGTTCCGGTGGCCAGCATGCATGAGTCGTTGTCCTTTTTCGCCTGGGCGCTGGTCGGCACTTACTTGCTTTTTTATTGGCGCTATCGCACTGTGATGCTTGGAGCTTTTATTACCCCCCTGGCTCTGAGCCTGATGATCATCGGCACCAATCAGTCCGCACAAGCACCAGCGCTCAATCCGATGCTCGATAGCTGGTGGTTTCCGGTACACGTCACTCTGGCTTTTCTCGGCCACGCGGTCTTTGCGATTGCAGCTGCCGCTGGAATCATGTATCTGCTCCAGGAGCGCATGCTGAAAAGCAAGAAATTCTCCGGTCTCTTTTACCGGCTTCCCTCCCTCGACACCCTCGATAGCATGAACTACAAATGCCTGACCTTCG contains the following coding sequences:
- the ccsB gene encoding c-type cytochrome biogenesis protein CcsB — encoded protein: MTANLLLFKITLLVYFVATICYLIGVISRKEGFRQSAVWILISGFGVHCVTIVVRWCSTGAVPVASMHESLSFFAWALVGTYLLFYWRYRTVMLGAFITPLALSLMIIGTNQSAQAPALNPMLDSWWFPVHVTLAFLGHAVFAIAAAAGIMYLLQERMLKSKKFSGLFYRLPSLDTLDSMNYKCLTFGFPLMTMGIISGAIWANSAWGGYWRWDPKETWALITWFIYAALLHGRLTIGWRGRRAAIVAIIGFCLLLFTFFGVNMFLSGEHSFRNFTGQ